Sequence from the Clupea harengus chromosome 20, Ch_v2.0.2, whole genome shotgun sequence genome:
CCTGGGACTGGGATGTTTTGCTGTGCCTTGCCTATAATCAGATCACTCATTCTGAAAATCAGCATGGATGAAATAAAGACTCAGTTTCCCAGTGTTGGATGCAGGTAACAGTGAGGTCGTAGAGATACCAGCTCCTTTGTTGCATCCAGCAGACGAAGAGGAACGAGGAAATCCTTTACCACCTCCGGGGGACTGGATCCACGTGGAAGAAGATGCACGGAAACACGAGACACCAACTGTGTGGTTAGAACTATAAAGGGAAAGGTAACGCCTGAGGGGTGTGAGTGTTAGTAACTTCTCCCCTAACACGAACATAAGGAGAGTTTGGTATCTAGGTTCCTGAAGGGCACAAAGTCCAGAAGGAATGAAGAAGATGTATTTGCTTGCTTAGCAGACGGGCAGAACAAAAGACCACCATGTTGTTGTAACTACTGAATGTTCACATGGTAGCAGTAACACCATAACAGATAagctttaaataaaataaagtgtATTAAATAATTATGCACTGAATGATTGTTTTAGACACTTCATGAACTGTCTCCCCTCAGTAAATAAATGGTGCAGAAAATAAACGGTGCAACTCTCAGCCAACTTCGGGACTCCTGACTCTTTGAGATTTTCTATGACAATATCTACATGGGGAGCGGGTGCCATGGTGCCATGGTGCATCGCAATGTTTCTACGATAGCCTAGAACAGACAAACCACAACCCTGGCACTAGAGAGGGCATTTTGGGTTTTTGTGGCCCCTGCTGGCCACCGTAGCTTCTCATACACACCTGGAAAGGGAAAATCAAgaagtattcagttggttgcaatctgcagcctcaccgctagatgccactaaatcctacatactgtacctttaacttcAGTAACCCTTTACTGAAGCCACACCGATGGGATTTGAAGCTGGAGAAGACAGCCAACTAGCAATCCTGGAAGATTTACTAATGCTCCTTGTCTGGCCAACAGGTAAAATGCCAACAAGAAGAACACGAACAGTTACTGTTAAGTAAAAAGTAATAGCAAAAAACACCTTACAGCACACCGTCACAACACTTAGTTTGTTAGCTAACTATAATTGTCTGCTGATGTTAGCTATTGATACTAGCTACTATAATGTTCATATGCTTAACTATTTTTGTTTGAACAATTTCTGCTCTCTATGCCCCGGACAGCTGGCTGTGTATTTCATATCACTGAACAATCAGCGTTTCGTGTTTAATTTAAAACCGATACTATAACATTATCACAGAAGTGGAAGCACCTGTGACATGTAGCCTGGAATGTGCTCTTGCAACCTCTCTCCTGACTGAAAGTGCAGAGCATAGGCCCTACTGCACTTTCATCCAAAATGCACTCCAGCAATCACATCGTTGCATGTAAAGGAGgcagcaacaaaacaaaactccaACAGAAACTCTTTCTCATCCAGTGGGATGATTAATGAGTTTACCAAAAGTAGAGCCGATGgcaattctattttatttaaacGCATATGCcattaatataaaaataatggTGGGGACAATTTTAGGTCATCCGAAAAGTGATAGGGACACATCCCCACCGTCCCTACCATAAATCACGTCCACGTATTTGCCTCTTGCGTAAATTCTGCAAGAGACTTAAAAAGTATTGAGTTTCCACTGAAGGCTTTGGCTGCCAAGCCACTTGTCATTAAAACGTTTAAAATAAGGATCAGTACATATTAGCTCCAGTTTCATTGTCTGGatcccttaaaaaaaaagaatgaaaccGGTTATTCGAGCAGGTTAAGGTCGATCACACAAATTGTGTCACCGCCTTCGCTCCAACGTCACTTGCTAGCTTAGCGACTTGCAGTCGTCGGGAGGTCCATAGCTGTTGGTACTTATAAAGCTGGGCTAGCAAGCTagccctctttccccctctccctattaacaacatattttttttacaggagACAACATACAAACCATACATTCCACATTACGACATCAACTGTACAATGAAGACGCGGGTAAACCTAGTTTTTGGACTTGTGTTCAGTTTGATTTCTATCCGTTCCTGTTCTGGATTCTACCTTCCGGGTTTGGCTCCAGTTAGTTTTTGCGAAGAGGGCAAGACAACAGAGGACTGTCAGGTAAGATTTTACGGCTATTTTCAGAAACTAATTTTGTACTTAGAAATCGTGTGCATAAGAATATGTGATCGAAGCTGGATAGCAGTCTGAGCATCTGTCCACGCAATCCAAAGGTAAAGCGAGTTAAAAATGAACCTATTGCTAGCAAGCCAGCTAGGATAGCTAACGTCAACCGGATGGTACAGCTAACGTAGCAGCTACCTGACGTGTTTGTAGTGACCGTGTATTAGACTGCCAGTGATGGTGCTCGAGTCATTAGGTTAATGAATGACAGTGAACAGCAACTTAGGCAAATAGTCTATCTGAATAAAGTAATTAGCGAGGTGTAAAGCCGTGCATGGAAATGCGATAATAACATTACAACCGGCCCTATTCATACCAGCAAGCTGGCTAAGTAGCTAGCCATACAAGCAGATACAATTACTTCGCACAATTGACACCCAGGTAACTTTAGCTAAATATCACAGCGTTCGCCCCATATTTCTAATGTGATGCCACCCGTTCAGTTAAAATGTCACTTCAATGCGAATGAATGTATGGCGTTAAAGCAAAATAGTGTAAGGCTTGTTCACATTAGATGACGTTATCAGTTTGTCTCACCCCTGTATTATTCTGATGTTACTAACGTTAGATGGGTAGCGATAGCTAGGTTAATAATCCAAGTGGTACGACCTTAAGAAAATTGTCGAACGACTATGTTTTATGGGGAATATTTTTGGTGGATATAGTTGAAAGATCCTGTCATACTTGGAAGTTGTAACAAAGTCTACGTTACCATTGCCTCTCTACAATCTTACAGACATGATGAAAGGTTGATGTGTAGGCCACTTGATCCTGCTGCTGCATAAACACCCTGGTTCTTATATTTATAACATTTGCCATGTTTGTCTCCTTAGACGTCAATTCAGCTTTTCGTGAATCGCTTGGACTCGGTGGAATCAGTATTGCCATACGAATATGATGTGTAAGTTGTCATGATGTGGTAGGCTAAATCATTTTCCATCTGTAACCTCGAACCTGCAGTGCattaaaaaactttaaaaaatcCTCAACAGGTTTGATTTCTGCAAagatgttaaggagaaaagaCCATCTGAAAACCTTGGCCAGGTCTTATTTGGAGAAAGAATTGAGACTTCCCCTTACAAGGTGAGAGGATACAGTGGGTCATAGGGAATTGGCCTCTCTCCTTTCTAATGTATTAATTGGGTATCTACAAATGGTATGCTTATGTTCCCTCTCATATTTCTGAGTGGGAAATGCTGGACTTTCTCTAACTTTACTGATGTGTGTTGTATTAAGATTTGCAGTCTTCTTAAAATGATAAATATCAATAAAATGGTGTCACAAATAAATTATTGGAGGTTTAGGAAAGACTTGTAATTAAAAGATGAAATATAACGTTATAAACATTATTATATTAGGGAGCACAGTTATGTTAATTGTGTTAATGTAATGAGATATTCACCGTATAGGTCTAATACATACATGATAATGTAATAGTTCACATGCTCTGTGCTTGTGTCCATGCAGTCATTGCCTACTGGATAATAATTACAAGTCCATTGTAATGTTCATTATTTTTAGGCCATCGTTACAGTTTCATGTTATAACAGCAACATACCACAATTAGAAATTTAATTTGGAGAAACATGACtaacaggtgttttttttcatcagtTTACATTTAAGAAAGACGAGACCTGTGTCAAGGTGTGTACAAAATCATATGATGTCAAGAACAAAGATGACAAGAAAAACCTTGATTTTCTCAAAAGCGGCATGCAACTGAATTACCAGCACCATTGGTAAGTTTGAATCAGACCTCATACCCAGGTCTGTCACTTCTTTGTcagtatttttaatgaaattGAGCAAATTTTCTAGCAGATTTTAACCATAAAGACGATCGGTTTGAAAGATAAAGATGAACCGTCCATTGGGCTGCCTGACACTGATGTCagttgacccctgacctttgcATGGAAAAGTGTGTTTTGGAAAGGAGATGTAGTAACGGTGTTTTCTGTAACTGAAGGATTGTGGACAACATGCCAGTGACATGGTGTTATGACGTGGAGGACAATCAGAAGTACTGTAATCCAGGCTTCCCCATTGGCTGTTTAGTAAGTCCTGATGGACGACCTAAGGATGCTTGTGTCATCaatgtgagttttttttctttgctcttGTGATATACTGTTTGCTATTTCTCTTTTTCGATCACTTTATAATATAGTATAAGACCAACTTGGATTATGAGCTGGAGAGGTACCAGGTCTAAGGCTATTGTATGTCACACTGTTTTCCTCAGGCGGAGTTCAACAAGAAGAATACTTTCTATTTCTTCAACCATGTTGACATCACCATGACTTACCACAGTGGAGAGAATGAAGGCTGGACAGGCGCCCGATTGGTGGCTGCTACATTGGAGCCCAAGAGGTGGAGTAGTTAATCGCTTGCTCTCCCTCTGTTATACTAAATTGAAATAGTAATGTAGTCTTGATGCTCCATTTGCaatgttttgaaatgaaaaatgtaacaGTTATTTAACTCTATTGTTCCGTTTGTTTATGACAGTTACAAACATGACGATGAAAACAAGGTGTCCTGTGAGGGCGCACCCATGGAGGTTCCAGGAGATTTCACCAGCAATATCAAATTGACCTACACATATTCCATCAAGTTTGTGGTCAGTATTTGATACACTTTGTCGAGatccttttatttttatttttagtgaACATGGACTGTTATATTCATGAAGGCTAATCATATCTGTCATTCATCATTTAtgtatcattaaaaaaaaaaaaaccttggaggACAAACTTTCTAATCCAGTAAACCCCTTCCGTTTTAgaacaacaataacattaaGTGGGCATCCAGATGGGACTATATTCTGGTGTCTATGCCACACACCAACATCCAGTGGTTCAGGTAATGGCCTGCTTGATCAGTGTTTGGTATTGTCAGGGCTCCACAGCCTTCCCAGCTCCAGTGATTGATTGtcttgtttcctgtttcctgttttatACAGCATCATGAACTCCCTTGTTATCGTGCTCTTCCTGTCTGGCATGGTGGCGATGATCATGCTGCGGACGCTTCACAAGGACATTGCCAGGTACAACCAGGTGGATCAGGCAAGTTCTCCACAAACCCCAGTCGTCTCCCTTCACACTGCACATGGGCTGAGCCTTGGCCTTGCTTAAAATGGGTTACTACAAATGCATGTTTTGTAATGTGTGGCGGTTATGTTGGGTTGCAGAAGCACAGAGCACATTTCCCTGCAGTGTTGCAGTAATCGCTTGCCTTTTAATGTGTAGCAGTTATGTGTAGCTGGCCTGCCAATCACCTTTAAGCAGAGCAAAGAACATTTCCCAGCAGGGAACACATTTCCCTTTGTACTGGAAGTTGTCAACTTATAACATAGGCCTAACTCCACTGCAATATGTTGTAATATTCACAGGACTTGGTAAAGATTTCACCGACAAGAGCTGCCTCTATGTCTTATGTAAGCCTATGTACAGATACTGGTTTTGAATTGGCGTTGGGCTTCGGGGGTTTATTTCTCCCTGCTGGCCTGTCAAAAACAGCTGAGGGGTAAAACATGGTGTATGATACAGACATGGCATTAATTAATCAGAATGTGACGTGAGTTTATTCCCTCCAAGCTCTTTGATTGTTTAAATTGTCAAACCAAACGAATTACACCATGTTTTACCCCATCTCATGCATGCATCTTTCATCTTGCCAGCTTGAAGCTTGAGCTACTATTCTTACATTACTGGATGAATCCTTTTTTCTGTGATGTATAAAAAGACGTGGGTGAGTGTAGCATGCTGATTGGTTGACTGGTGTGTTTGACTGACAGGAGGACGCTCAGGAGGAGTCTGGGTGGAAGCAGGTGCACGGGGACGTCTTCAGGCCCCCCAGGAAGGGCATGCTGCTCTCCGTGTTCCTTGGCCAAGGCACTCAGATTTTCATCATGACCTTCATTACCCTTTGTAAGTAccctttcacaaacacaaacattcttaCTCCAGCAAGCCACTAAATTCTACATCACAGCGTTGTTAGCTAGATGTAGCTAAACACATTCAAACTGTACTGGCTTTGCCATCAGTGGTGCTGCAGTGGCGTAAGCGTAAATGAAAGTGATCAGCCTCGTGTCTCTGTTTTCCTTAGTCTTGGCCTGCCTAGGATTCCTGTCTCCAGCCAATCGGGGCGCTCTGATGACGTGTGCCGTGGTGCTGTGGGTGCTGCTGGGAACGCCAGCGGGCTACGTATCGTCTCGCTTCTATAAGAGTGAGTGCTCTGGGCTTGGCACAGGCCTCCCAAGTCATGTGGCTCAGGTTTCTGTCCCTGTGGCAAGCTCACTGCGGACGCCTCTGAAGGGGATGTATCCCTGCTTCACAGACTTGGCTACGGTCTTCCACTTAGTTGAATTATTTTCAGATAAATACATCAAGCCCAATTTTCCCCTCCAGTGCTCagtcaatgtttgtgtttttctacaGCGTTTGGTGGTGAGAAATGGAAAACCAACGTCCTCCTGACGGCACTTTTGTGTCCTGGGTATGTTCCCttacattgtttttgtttagttctGCGGAGTCCTGTGGTTCTGTAGTGAAACTGTTTTTTATCTCCTCAGCATTGTGTTTGCTGATTTCTTCTTGATGAACCTCATCTTGTGGGTGGAGGGGTCCTCGGCTGCCATCCCCTTCGGCACCCTGGTGGCCATCTTGGCCTTGTGGTTTGGCATCTCTGTGCCCCTCACATTCATGGGCGCATACTTCGGCTTCAAAAAACCTGTAAGTTTGTGCGGCAACAATTCTACATTtcttaaatgtatatattgtaATGTGCATAATGTACAAGTTTACATTATGTAGTCTGTACATGTTTGACATACATTCCACATGCATTCTAAAGGGCTAAACGAGGCAAAGAGCACATTTTGGAATGAAGTTTTCACTGCAACATTCACTGCCAGGCTACATTCCTCTCTAAAACTTCCCTAGGCTGTCAATATACAGATAACAAATAGATACCATTCTCATAATATATCATTACTGTGTAAAGTATGGCAATTTCACCTAAATGGCTTGATGACCTAGCCTTGCTGGAAGAGTATGTGATATCCTTGCTGTAGTGTGGTAGGTTTTTCCACAGGCCAGTTTCATTTGATAATGATCTGCAAGGCTTTTGGGGTCGATATGTACACTATGCTTTAAGAATGCAAAGGACATGCTAATTTTGTCCTGACAAAAGCTTTTTGTAAAGATGACAATGATGGCGCATCGCTGTGAACACAGCATAGTTCAATGAACTCGTTCTTTGAGCGATAGCTTGAACAGACCTTGATgtctaaaaatgtaaaaaggcGTTTTATTTTAAACCCATGGTGGGTAGAGGTGAAACTGCATCTCTATTCCTAGATGAAGTTCCAGGATGTATGACTGAGGATAAGATTTTAATATTACAGGCTTAGTATATACACAAATGGATCTTGTAATTTAGCCATGGGTCGCCTACATGTAGCTTCTATATTTCACAGTTATTCACATTACGTGTTATTTACCTCAACATTAAATTGAATGTTGGAGTGGTATGCGGTTTGGATGTGCTAAGGTGTGTACAGCAACACGGGGCTAAAGACCTTTACTTATGGGATGAAAAGTTTGTGAGGTCTGTTTTGTATGTATAGTGCAGGGTTTTAAAGTCCTTACCTTGGCTGGCTGCTCAGGTTGGCTCAATCTATTGACTAATTTGaaagattgttttttttgtttttctaggCTAATTTACGTTAGCCTTCAAGTAATGTGGCAGCTCTTGCTGTAGAACAGCACTTTGTGCATTTATTTGGCTAGTAGATGATAACTAATCTTAGTAACACCTTAATAAGTAGCCCCTATATGAAGAAGACGCTTTCTTTCTGTGGCGTTTGATTCCGTTGTGATCCGTGTTGTGAATTCAGACCTTGAATGTGTCCATGCTCTCTACAGGTAATGGAGCAGCCAGTGAGAACGAATCAGATTCCCAGACAGATCCCTGAGCAGTCGTTCTTCACCAAACCCATCCCTGGGATCATTATGGGTGGCATCCTGCCTTTCGGCTGCATCTTCATTCAGCTCTTCTTCATTCTCAACAGTATCTGGTAGGTGCCATCTTCTTTGTGTGGGATTCTTTCTGATCGTTAATTAGTGACACTGCTTGTTTCACTaaaggtgagaaaaaaaaatgtgccgcTACAATGTAGCTAGAAGCGAATTAACCCATCAAgttcatagaaaaaaaaaacagtatgaATGAGAATACTTTtaagcagacacatacacacacacacatatatacacacacacacacacacacacacacacacacacacacactgggcattAAGCATTAAACTGGTTTGATTTGAACtcgcctctttctctccttagGTCTCATCAGATGTACTACATGTTTGGCTTCCTGTTCCTGgtcttcatcatcctcctcatcacctGCTCTGAAGCCACCATCCTGCTCTGCTACTTCCATCTCTGTGCTGAGGTCAGGGAAGCGGCTTGCTGGAAAGGCTGCCTTCTTCTTTCCACAGCTATGTGTTTATGAAACGCTGGCGTTAGTGAGCATTTTAGATAAGCATGGTGTTTTTAAGCTAATGAAACTGTAGTTGTCGTGAAAGGAGTAACCTTGGTCCATCATCATGTAGTGGAGTGTGCTATTAGTATACGCGTGCAGTTGTAAGTGTGTCAGAGTGAAAACTGATTCTAATGTCCCCATTCAGAAGTATTGAGCCCCTTTTCAATTAATTAGCTATGGTCAGCCTCATTGAGTGGTGAAatctattatattatatatatattaagacgTGAGCTCACATTTTCCTATCTTTCCTTGCAGGATTACCACTGGTGGTGGCGCTCGTTCCTGACCAGTGGCTTCACGGCGGCGTACCTGTTCGTCTACGCTGTGCACTACTTCTTCTCCAAACTACAGATCGTGGGCGCTGCCAGCACTATACTCTACTTGGGTTACACCATGATCATGGTTCTCATATTCTTCCTTTTCACAGGTAAGTGAAATACATCAGCCATGCCCAAAAAGTGTCTGTTTGTCCCACCACTGTAGTTTGTCTGTGTTGTACGGTCATACTGTCCATATGGACGTGTAGTGCAGTAGATTGTGTTattacacaaagaaaaaaaagatctcttTGACTgtacctacatttacatttagtcatttagcagacgcttttgtccaaagcgacgtacaagggagagaatagtcaatctacgagcaatagaacctggtgtaacaataaatactactttacataagaaatatcacaaaatgaaataaaaaagaaaaagaagtgcagaaatgtaactgctgtaattgcaagttacgcaactagtcgaagtgccagttaggacgggaagtgctctctgaacagttgggtcttcaaaagcttcttaaaggtagagagggacgcccctgctctggtagtgctaggtagttcattccaccaacgtggaactacaaagcTTAGAGAGTGGGCTGTCTCCCAATGACAGCACTGTGTAGGAGGAAGGACAGAGGTGTAGGTGTGAACCGCAGTCTGTTTACTTAGTGTTTCACAACACGTCACGCTCGTTCCATCTGAAGTGCTTTTCACGGGGGATGATTTCTGCAGGACATGGTGACATTATATACTGTACCTCGTCCAGTTTGAGTGTCAAGCCTTGGGGTTACTGGCTTTTGAGTTTCAACAATCTCCAGGTCAGGTTCCGTCATCAGATGTCTGGCTTGACTTGCGGAAGAGAATATCTGATTGGCACACAGCAGATATGGGATACACAGGCTGACACAGTTGATAATCCCATCGGAAATCCCACATCTGGGTAATCCCATAGGAAATGAATAGCTccattgacccccccccccccctgtgaaATCCATGTTATTGGATGTATGGGGCTGGGTTGGGGTTGGGTTTAGCAGAGTGTCGGGGGCTGGGATCAAGTGAAAAGGTTGTTTGAGAGAAAGGTGGTGGCACTTGGATAGGAGTATCCTGTGGCTGTCCTGAAAATCCGGCTAGAGCGGAACAGCCGAGATAGCAGGTTTTTCTGAAAGGAGTGGACCCCCATTAAGAAACGAGCTCAACCTGCCCGTGGCTGTCAGTCCCACTCCCTGCCCCAGCTATGACGAAATCTCTCACTATGTTTGTCATATTCATGAGGCGAGACAGGGAGGGACCGGCGCGGACCTGCAGCTTTGTCAGAAGCATTCAGATGGCAGGAAGAGGTGGCTTCAAAGAGCTTCTACTAAGTACTTCACCAAGCGCTAGCCTCTTTTCTTAATATTCACAAGGCTAAATGCTCCACTCACCTCACCTAATAAAAATGCTCAAGGCCCAGGGTTTCCTGTCAGCTTAAAATGTGGAATGTCAACACTCttggctgcctctctctcacacccacgcTAGAGCGCTGGCATTCTGTGTCCTCGTGGTCGACCGAAAGCCTCTCACGCTGCCATAAAGCAGCTGGTTAAAACCTGATGACTCCCGAACAGTCATTTCAGGCCACTCTGACTTTTATGACACTCATGCAATCCCTGGTCATGGGGGAGGAGGTTTGTATTGTGCAGCTGAGTAAATGGTTtctagagagagaggttttttttttctttttttctccatgacCAGCCCTGCCTCAGTACCTATGACGTGCATCTCAGTGCCGTGACGTCATGGGTCAAGAGTGTGATTGCAGCAAACAATATGATTCGAATCATTGTTAGACAGTGAGGACTGGACCAATGTAACCGGTGTgacttctgcgttgtgtttttaatatttgtgACTCGTGGACAGTTGCTGAGATGTATCTTTATTTCGTATCACACCTGTGAaatcacaccaacagacacacagtttggtGAGCTACCGTATCTTAGCTTCACTCTCAATGCTAACAGGATAGGCGATAGGCCCCTCCACCCCGTGGCTTTGTTTGATAATATTAGGCAGTGCTCCAGTTTTGCTTATTGCCATGAATTGTAATGGATGCGCCGGGATCCCTGGCTGGCTGTTATGAGGGGGTGCTCTTGTAGCAGGTGGGATGGAAACAGCCAGTGCCAGCCCTGCGTTGTTCAGCCCTCCTTTCTGGAGGCAGACGGGGCTGAAGTTGACATGGTAACTGCCAGCTTCAGTCCTGCTCGTTATTAAACCACCCACACGAGAGTTAGTGCTCGGATTTCTGctcgcttgctcgctcgctcactcgctcactcgcccTCCTTTGGTCTCTCCGCCTCtttatctatttctctctttcctccatggTTACTTCATCtcgttcttcctctctctcctctatgatgttcctcctttcttttccccacatggactccccccccccccccccccctctctctctcttctacacacactctctcaccctcgcACTCTCTCTAATGCTCTGACCAGTAACAACATTATGAATGACGCAGTATTGGCTAGTTGAGTGCAGACAGAGCCGTAGTCTTTCATTGTTATGGGCTTGAAATTCTAATCTGGCTGAttgcttttttttgtatgtttttgtatgttcCTGTCTCATCCACTCTCATGCCTACTTTGATCAGACTGTAATTTGTCGGTCTGCCCTAAGAATTCATTTCTGGAGTCAATAGTTCTTCCCCCATGATTCAGCTCTCAGAAGCACTTAAAGCTCCCAAATGAATTCAGTTCAGTAATCAGAACATCAATTTCCCACagggaaagtttttttttccccccttagtTTTAAATCTGGCGTTGACAGTAATTAATTGTGCCGCCAAGACAAACTTGTTGAGAAGCTCTTCTCCATGACGGCTTTTGGTGTATTGAGGCACTTTGTAAGGCTTCCAGTGGAAGCCTGGTAAGTAAACCATGTCAGTACATTTTGGACGCATCTTTTCAGATTTGACTGTACCAGTATTGCAATGTGTCTGGTCAAGCCTCTCTCCTAATTTAGGATTTGTCTGTCATAAGGAGTGGGCTTTACAAAGTGGAAAAATATGATCTTCACTGACCTGATTAAAATGCGTAATACTACATGGTGTTTGCTATGCTACATAGTGCTAATTTAgcattccatctctctcgctaGGCACCATTGGGTTCTTCGCCTGCTTCTGGTTTGTAAATAAGATCTACAGTGTGGTGAAAGTGGACTAAAAGGTGTGGACCCTGCGAGAATCTTCACCACAGCCACCCAACCCACCCCATCAAGACAAGACTAAGGCGATGCATGTGACTCGCAGCTCTCTATGAAGGTACCTGTCGAATTTGAGGGCTGAAACTTTGATTGAAACCATCTGACGGCTTAAGGGAACATCAGCACAGAACAAGGACCGGACAAACccccctgtttgtgtgttttaatgctCTGAAGAGCGTCTTCTCTGTATGCTTCTGCGGTCCACTCTGTTTACTGCCTGCGTTGATTTTGACTTGCGAATGACCCCTGATTGAGTTTCTGTGTAAACTCCCAAAGTCATGTCTTTGGCTGCTGGTCTGAAGAAAATGCTCCTTTGTTCAACATGGTACCAAGGATTCTTTTCATTTTCCTCATTTAATAATGTATGAAAATGCATCTGATCTTGGTTTTTATATATTTTGAAACcttattgtcttttttttataactATTTTAGcaccttttttttctgctgtatGTGAGAGATTTTGAACGTGAAAATACAAAGAATGTTATATTTTCTTTGGAAACTGTCCTGTAAAGCAGATCTTGATTTCTATGTGGTGttgattttctctttctttttaaaactcAAAATCAGTTGTT
This genomic interval carries:
- the LOC105912543 gene encoding transmembrane 9 superfamily member 2, giving the protein MKTRVNLVFGLVFSLISIRSCSGFYLPGLAPVSFCEEGKTTEDCQTSIQLFVNRLDSVESVLPYEYDVFDFCKDVKEKRPSENLGQVLFGERIETSPYKFTFKKDETCVKVCTKSYDVKNKDDKKNLDFLKSGMQLNYQHHWIVDNMPVTWCYDVEDNQKYCNPGFPIGCLVSPDGRPKDACVINAEFNKKNTFYFFNHVDITMTYHSGENEGWTGARLVAATLEPKSYKHDDENKVSCEGAPMEVPGDFTSNIKLTYTYSIKFVNNNNIKWASRWDYILVSMPHTNIQWFSIMNSLVIVLFLSGMVAMIMLRTLHKDIARYNQVDQEDAQEESGWKQVHGDVFRPPRKGMLLSVFLGQGTQIFIMTFITLFLACLGFLSPANRGALMTCAVVLWVLLGTPAGYVSSRFYKTFGGEKWKTNVLLTALLCPGIVFADFFLMNLILWVEGSSAAIPFGTLVAILALWFGISVPLTFMGAYFGFKKPVMEQPVRTNQIPRQIPEQSFFTKPIPGIIMGGILPFGCIFIQLFFILNSIWSHQMYYMFGFLFLVFIILLITCSEATILLCYFHLCAEDYHWWWRSFLTSGFTAAYLFVYAVHYFFSKLQIVGAASTILYLGYTMIMVLIFFLFTGTIGFFACFWFVNKIYSVVKVD